A section of the Capra hircus breed San Clemente chromosome 23, ASM170441v1, whole genome shotgun sequence genome encodes:
- the BTN1A1 gene encoding butyrophilin subfamily 1 member A1 isoform X2, giving the protein MLGEDAELPCRLSPNVSAKGMELRWFREKVSPAVFVSREGREQEGEEMAEYRGRVSLVEDHIAEGSVAVRIQDVKASDDGEYRCFFRQDENYEEAIVHLKVAALGSDPHINMKVQESGEILLECTSVGWHPEPQVQWRTHEGEEFPSMSESRTPDEEGLFTVRASVIIRDTSMKNVSCCIRNLLLGQEKEVEISIPASFFPRLTPWMVAVAVILVVLGLLTIGSIFFTWRLYKERSRQRRNEFSSKEKLLEELKWKKATLHAVDVTLDPDTAHPHLFLYEDSKSVRLEDSRQKLPEKPERFDSWPCVMGREAFTSGRHYWEVEVGDRTDWAIGVCRENVMKKGFDPMTPENGFWAVELYGNGYWALTPLRTPLPLAGPPRRVGVFLDYESGDIFFYNMTDGSHIYTFSKASFSGPLRPFFCLWSCGKKPLTICPITDGLEGVMVVADAKDISKEIPLSPMGEDSASGDIETLHSKLIPLQPSQGVP; this is encoded by the exons ATGTTGGGTGAAGATGCAGAGCTGCCCTGTCGCCTCTCCCCCAACGTGAGCGCCAAGGGCATGGAGCTGCGCTGGTTCCGGGAGAAGGTCTCGCCTGCAGTGTTCGTGAGCCGAGAAGGCCgagagcaggagggagaggagatggcTGAATACCGGGGAAGAGTGTCGCTGGTGGAGGACCACATCGCCGAGGGCAGCGTCGCTGTGAGGATACAGGATGTCAAAGCCTCTGATGATGGGGAGTACCGATGCTTTTTCAGGCAGGACGAAAACTACGAAGAGGCCATCGTGCATCTGAAGGTGGCTG ctctgggCTCTGATCCTCACATCAATATGAAAGTTCAAGAGAGTGGAGAGATCCTGCTGGAGTGTACCTCAGTGGGATGGCACCCAGAGCCCCAAGTACAGTGGCGAACTCACGAGGGAGAGGAGTTTCCATCCATGTCAGAGTCCAGGACTCCTGATGAAGAAGGTTTGTTTACTGTGAGAGCTTCAGTGATCATCAGGGACACCTCTATGAAGAATGTGTCCTGCTGTATCCGGAACCTCCTTCTTGGCCAGGAGAAAGAAGTAGAGATTTCCATACCAG CATCCTTCTTCCCAAGGCTGACTCCCTGGATGGTGGCTGTGGCTGTCATCTTGGTGGTCCTAGGACTCCTCACAATTGGGTCCATATTTTTCACTTGGAGACTATACAAGGAAAGATCCAGACAGAGGAGGAATGAATTCAGTTCTAAAG AGAAACTCCTGGAAGAGCTCA AATGGAAAAAGGCTACATTGCATGCAG tGGATGTGACTCTGGATCCAGACaccgcccacccccacctcttTCTGTATGAAGATTCAAAATCTGTCCGACTGGAAGATTCACGTCAGAAACTTCCCGAGAAACCAGAAAGATTTGACTCCTGGCCCTGTGTGATGGGTCGTGAGGCCTTCACCTCAGGGAGACATTActgggaggtggaggtgggagacAGGACGGACTGGGCAATTGGGGTGTGTAGGGAGAATGTGATGAAGAAAGGATTTGACCCCATGACTCCCGAGAATGGgttctgggctgtggagctgTATGGAAATGGGTACTGGGCTCTCACCCCACTGCGGACCCCTCTCCCACTGGCTGGACCCCCCCGCCGGGTTGGGGTCTTCCTTGACTATGAATCAGGAGACATCTTCTTCTACAACATGACTGATGGATCCCATATCTATACTTTCTCCAAGGCCTCTTTCTCTGGCCCCCTCCGGCCCTTCTTCTGCTTGTGGTCCTGTGGTAAAAAGCCCCTGACTATCTGCCCAATCACTGATGGGCTTGAGGGAGTCATGGTAGTTGCTGATGCCAAGGACATTTCAAAGGAGATCCCACTGTCCCCCATGGGGGAGGACTCTGCCTCCGGGGATATAGAAACCCTCCATTCTAAACTAATCCCTCTCCAGCCCAGCCAAGGGGTACCTTAA
- the LOC102179149 gene encoding high mobility group nucleosome-binding domain-containing protein 4, giving the protein MPKRKAKGDAKGDKGKVKDEPQRRSARLSAKPALPKPEPRPKKAPAKKGEKLAKGRKGKAEVGKDGNNPEKNRDASTVQSQKAEGTGDAK; this is encoded by the coding sequence ATGCCCAAgagaaaggcaaaaggagatgctAAAGGCGACAAAGGGAAGGTGAAGGATGAGCCGCAGAGGAGATCAGCACGGTTGTCTGCTAAACCTGCCCTTCCAAAACCAGAGCCCAGGCCAAAAAAGGCCCCTGCAAAGAAGGGAGAGAAGCTGGCCAAAGGGAGAAAGGGGAAAGCAGAAGTCGGCAAGGATGGGAACAACCCTGAGAAAAACCGAGATGCCTCTACAGTCCAGTCACAGAAAGCAGAAGGCACTGGGGATGCTAAATGA
- the BTN1A1 gene encoding butyrophilin subfamily 1 member A1 isoform X1, protein MAVFPNSCLLGCLLIFIALQLPKLDSAPFDVIGPPEPILAMLGEDAELPCRLSPNVSAKGMELRWFREKVSPAVFVSREGREQEGEEMAEYRGRVSLVEDHIAEGSVAVRIQDVKASDDGEYRCFFRQDENYEEAIVHLKVAALGSDPHINMKVQESGEILLECTSVGWHPEPQVQWRTHEGEEFPSMSESRTPDEEGLFTVRASVIIRDTSMKNVSCCIRNLLLGQEKEVEISIPASFFPRLTPWMVAVAVILVVLGLLTIGSIFFTWRLYKERSRQRRNEFSSKEKLLEELKWKKATLHAVDVTLDPDTAHPHLFLYEDSKSVRLEDSRQKLPEKPERFDSWPCVMGREAFTSGRHYWEVEVGDRTDWAIGVCRENVMKKGFDPMTPENGFWAVELYGNGYWALTPLRTPLPLAGPPRRVGVFLDYESGDIFFYNMTDGSHIYTFSKASFSGPLRPFFCLWSCGKKPLTICPITDGLEGVMVVADAKDISKEIPLSPMGEDSASGDIETLHSKLIPLQPSQGVP, encoded by the exons ATGGCAGTCTTTCCAAATTCCTGCCTCCTGGGGTGTCTGCTCATTTTCATTGCCCTCCAGCTACCCAAGCTGGATTCTG CTCCCTTTGACGTGATCGGACCCCCAGAGCCCATCCTGGCGATGTTGGGTGAAGATGCAGAGCTGCCCTGTCGCCTCTCCCCCAACGTGAGCGCCAAGGGCATGGAGCTGCGCTGGTTCCGGGAGAAGGTCTCGCCTGCAGTGTTCGTGAGCCGAGAAGGCCgagagcaggagggagaggagatggcTGAATACCGGGGAAGAGTGTCGCTGGTGGAGGACCACATCGCCGAGGGCAGCGTCGCTGTGAGGATACAGGATGTCAAAGCCTCTGATGATGGGGAGTACCGATGCTTTTTCAGGCAGGACGAAAACTACGAAGAGGCCATCGTGCATCTGAAGGTGGCTG ctctgggCTCTGATCCTCACATCAATATGAAAGTTCAAGAGAGTGGAGAGATCCTGCTGGAGTGTACCTCAGTGGGATGGCACCCAGAGCCCCAAGTACAGTGGCGAACTCACGAGGGAGAGGAGTTTCCATCCATGTCAGAGTCCAGGACTCCTGATGAAGAAGGTTTGTTTACTGTGAGAGCTTCAGTGATCATCAGGGACACCTCTATGAAGAATGTGTCCTGCTGTATCCGGAACCTCCTTCTTGGCCAGGAGAAAGAAGTAGAGATTTCCATACCAG CATCCTTCTTCCCAAGGCTGACTCCCTGGATGGTGGCTGTGGCTGTCATCTTGGTGGTCCTAGGACTCCTCACAATTGGGTCCATATTTTTCACTTGGAGACTATACAAGGAAAGATCCAGACAGAGGAGGAATGAATTCAGTTCTAAAG AGAAACTCCTGGAAGAGCTCA AATGGAAAAAGGCTACATTGCATGCAG tGGATGTGACTCTGGATCCAGACaccgcccacccccacctcttTCTGTATGAAGATTCAAAATCTGTCCGACTGGAAGATTCACGTCAGAAACTTCCCGAGAAACCAGAAAGATTTGACTCCTGGCCCTGTGTGATGGGTCGTGAGGCCTTCACCTCAGGGAGACATTActgggaggtggaggtgggagacAGGACGGACTGGGCAATTGGGGTGTGTAGGGAGAATGTGATGAAGAAAGGATTTGACCCCATGACTCCCGAGAATGGgttctgggctgtggagctgTATGGAAATGGGTACTGGGCTCTCACCCCACTGCGGACCCCTCTCCCACTGGCTGGACCCCCCCGCCGGGTTGGGGTCTTCCTTGACTATGAATCAGGAGACATCTTCTTCTACAACATGACTGATGGATCCCATATCTATACTTTCTCCAAGGCCTCTTTCTCTGGCCCCCTCCGGCCCTTCTTCTGCTTGTGGTCCTGTGGTAAAAAGCCCCTGACTATCTGCCCAATCACTGATGGGCTTGAGGGAGTCATGGTAGTTGCTGATGCCAAGGACATTTCAAAGGAGATCCCACTGTCCCCCATGGGGGAGGACTCTGCCTCCGGGGATATAGAAACCCTCCATTCTAAACTAATCCCTCTCCAGCCCAGCCAAGGGGTACCTTAA
- the BTN1A1 gene encoding butyrophilin subfamily 1 member A1 isoform X3, which translates to MAVFPNSCLLGCLLIFIALQLPKLDSAPFDVIGPPEPILAMLGEDAELPCRLSPNVSAKGMELRWFREKVSPAVFVSREGREQEGEEMAEYRGRVSLVEDHIAEGSVAVRIQDVKASDDGEYRCFFRQDENYEEAIVHLKVAALGSDPHINMKVQESGEILLECTSVGWHPEPQVQWRTHEGEEFPSMSESRTPDEEGLFTVRASVIIRDTSMKNVSCCIRNLLLGQEKEVEISIPEKLLEELKWKKATLHAVDVTLDPDTAHPHLFLYEDSKSVRLEDSRQKLPEKPERFDSWPCVMGREAFTSGRHYWEVEVGDRTDWAIGVCRENVMKKGFDPMTPENGFWAVELYGNGYWALTPLRTPLPLAGPPRRVGVFLDYESGDIFFYNMTDGSHIYTFSKASFSGPLRPFFCLWSCGKKPLTICPITDGLEGVMVVADAKDISKEIPLSPMGEDSASGDIETLHSKLIPLQPSQGVP; encoded by the exons ATGGCAGTCTTTCCAAATTCCTGCCTCCTGGGGTGTCTGCTCATTTTCATTGCCCTCCAGCTACCCAAGCTGGATTCTG CTCCCTTTGACGTGATCGGACCCCCAGAGCCCATCCTGGCGATGTTGGGTGAAGATGCAGAGCTGCCCTGTCGCCTCTCCCCCAACGTGAGCGCCAAGGGCATGGAGCTGCGCTGGTTCCGGGAGAAGGTCTCGCCTGCAGTGTTCGTGAGCCGAGAAGGCCgagagcaggagggagaggagatggcTGAATACCGGGGAAGAGTGTCGCTGGTGGAGGACCACATCGCCGAGGGCAGCGTCGCTGTGAGGATACAGGATGTCAAAGCCTCTGATGATGGGGAGTACCGATGCTTTTTCAGGCAGGACGAAAACTACGAAGAGGCCATCGTGCATCTGAAGGTGGCTG ctctgggCTCTGATCCTCACATCAATATGAAAGTTCAAGAGAGTGGAGAGATCCTGCTGGAGTGTACCTCAGTGGGATGGCACCCAGAGCCCCAAGTACAGTGGCGAACTCACGAGGGAGAGGAGTTTCCATCCATGTCAGAGTCCAGGACTCCTGATGAAGAAGGTTTGTTTACTGTGAGAGCTTCAGTGATCATCAGGGACACCTCTATGAAGAATGTGTCCTGCTGTATCCGGAACCTCCTTCTTGGCCAGGAGAAAGAAGTAGAGATTTCCATACCAG AGAAACTCCTGGAAGAGCTCA AATGGAAAAAGGCTACATTGCATGCAG tGGATGTGACTCTGGATCCAGACaccgcccacccccacctcttTCTGTATGAAGATTCAAAATCTGTCCGACTGGAAGATTCACGTCAGAAACTTCCCGAGAAACCAGAAAGATTTGACTCCTGGCCCTGTGTGATGGGTCGTGAGGCCTTCACCTCAGGGAGACATTActgggaggtggaggtgggagacAGGACGGACTGGGCAATTGGGGTGTGTAGGGAGAATGTGATGAAGAAAGGATTTGACCCCATGACTCCCGAGAATGGgttctgggctgtggagctgTATGGAAATGGGTACTGGGCTCTCACCCCACTGCGGACCCCTCTCCCACTGGCTGGACCCCCCCGCCGGGTTGGGGTCTTCCTTGACTATGAATCAGGAGACATCTTCTTCTACAACATGACTGATGGATCCCATATCTATACTTTCTCCAAGGCCTCTTTCTCTGGCCCCCTCCGGCCCTTCTTCTGCTTGTGGTCCTGTGGTAAAAAGCCCCTGACTATCTGCCCAATCACTGATGGGCTTGAGGGAGTCATGGTAGTTGCTGATGCCAAGGACATTTCAAAGGAGATCCCACTGTCCCCCATGGGGGAGGACTCTGCCTCCGGGGATATAGAAACCCTCCATTCTAAACTAATCCCTCTCCAGCCCAGCCAAGGGGTACCTTAA